Proteins encoded in a region of the Thunnus maccoyii chromosome 4, fThuMac1.1, whole genome shotgun sequence genome:
- the acvrl1 gene encoding serine/threonine-protein kinase receptor R3, translating to MGSSALLTVVLAGAFLWISAIHADSEDDGKLLCACENQKGTCVNETCRGDLCFYTWVQGNEEKGCFPEANYREQCYTSFERFYVHCCRKDLCNTYATPPPGIDGESTAMPPELPRPELWITVALLLLIMVVSVCGLLVFLRFRRAHCRLRNVEDHDVTMLKVPSGDDPTYGDIFDEFCTSGSGTGLPYLVQRTMARQISLVECVGKGRYGEVWRGTWMGESVAVKIFSSRDEQSWFRETEIYNTVQLRHDNILGFIASDMTSKNSSTQLWLVTHFHELGSLYDFLQYSSLEPESCLRMCLSVACGLVHLHTEIVSSQGKPAIAHRDLKSRNILVKRNGQCCIADLGLAVIHSQSNDYLDVGNNPRVGTKRYMAPEVLDESIRTDVFESYKQTDIWALGLVFWEISRRTIVNGIVEEYRPPFFDMVPSDPSFEEMKKVVCVDQQRPSLHNRLHSHPILSAIVKIMKECWFQNAPARLTALRVKKTLSKLDHDSDFSIEKLKRDI from the exons ACTCCGAAGATGATGGGAAGCTGCTGTGTGCGTGCGAGAATCAAAAAGGCACATGTGTGAACGAAACCTGCAGAGGAGACCTCTGCTTTTACACTTGGGTGCAAGGCAACGAGGAGAAGGGTTGTTTCCCTGAGGCAAACTACCGGGAGCAATGCTACACCTCCTTTGAGCGCTTCTATGTCCACTGCTGCAGAAAGGACCTGTGCAACACCTATGCCACACCACCTCCGGGTATTG ATGGAGAATCGACAGCAATGCCCCCAGAACTCCCACGTCCAGAGCTGTGGATCACCGTGGCCTTGCTACTGTTAATCAtggttgtcagtgtgtgtggcCTGTTGGTGTTCCTGCGCTTCCGACGTGCCCACTGTCGACTGAGAAATGTTGAGGACCATGACGTCACCATGCTTAAAGTCCCCAGTGGAGATGACCCCACATACGGC GATATCTTTGATGAGTTTTGTACGTCAGGGAGTGGGACAGGGCTGCCCTATCTGGTCCAAAGGACTATGGCCAGACAGATCTCACTTGTCGAGTGTGTCG GTAAAGGCAGGTATGGGGAGGTGTGGAGAGGAACTTGGATGGGGGAGAGTGTGGCTGTCAAGATCTTCTCCTCTAGGGACGAGCAGTCCTggttcagagagacagagatctACAATACTGTGCAGCTGCGACATGACAACATACTGG GTTTCATAGCCTCTGACATGACATCCAAGAATTCCAGCACCCAGCTGTGGCTCGTCACCCACTTTCATGAGCTGGGTTCACTCTACGACTTCTTGCAGTACAGCAGCTTGGAGCCTGAAAGCTGCCTGAggatgtgtctgtctgtggccTGTGGTCTGGTCCACCTCCACACTGAGATTGTCAGCTCCCAGGGCAAGCCAGCTATCGCCCACCGGGACCTGAAAAGTCGAAACATCCTGGTAAAGCGGAACGGACAGTGCTGCATCGCTGACCTTG GTTTGGCTGTGATACACTCTCAGTCCAATGACTACCTCGATGTGGGCAACAATCCTCGTGTGGGGACCAAGCGCTACATGGCCCCTGAGGTGCTGGATGAGAGTATACGTACGGACGTCTTTGAGTCCTACAAGCAAACTGACATCTGGGCCCTGGGTCTGGTTTTCTGGGAAATTTCACGCAGGACCATTGTCAATG gGATTGTGGAAGAGTACCGTCCTCCCTTCTTTGACATGGTGCCCTCAGATCCCAGCTTTGAGGAAATGAAGAAGGTGGTGTGTGTGGACCAGCAGAGGCCCAGCTTGCACAACAGGCTTCATTCCCATCCG ATCCTGTCGGCCATTGTGAAGATCATGAAGGAGTGCTGGTTCCAGAATGCGCCAGCCCGCCTCACAGCGCTGCGGGTGAAGAAGACGCTTTCCAAACTGGACCACGACAGCGACTTCAGCATCGAGAAACTCAAACGGGACATCTAG